The following coding sequences are from one Candidatus Binataceae bacterium window:
- a CDS encoding radical SAM protein: protein MFLRKRALDRLAREKVLFERHRGGDIRLCVVYPNIYRLGMANLGFQAVYHIFESDPRVAADRAFLPDPDEREQIRASGEHLLSFERGTPLGDFDLIAFSISFETDYLNVLSILRMAGIPLSRTERCGRNYPLIMAGGSAVFLNPEPIADFIDLFLIGEGEEMVPEFLSRYRECEGMAAGDRLRELARVEGAYLPDYFTPVHDTDGRIARLEYSGPGRPRVSRRLIRDLNRFTTASLILTEESVFGDMYLVEASRGCQWGCRFCAAGFMYRPIRYRRPERLIAEAERGLEQRRVIGLVGAEMASVPGVAGVAEAVAERGGRLSPSSLKADCISPALAAALGRNGNHSVTIAPEAGSERMRKVINKNLREPEILRAAELMVGEGVENLKCYFMIGLPEERDDDVVAIADLVGKIIERTSGRRQRVRRVSVSLNPFVPKPWTPFQWDAMEKASELKRKIALLRQHLMRLEGSVELDAESPREAYFQTLVSRGDRRVGAILRRLNDEHREEPGAIWHGLRAIKREAALGADGAVDPDFFVTRRYTPEEILPWDFIDHHLEKWFLLSERKKAHYEHQTKPCDVTRCTVCGAC, encoded by the coding sequence ATGTTCCTTAGAAAGCGCGCGCTTGACCGCCTCGCCCGCGAAAAGGTGCTCTTCGAGCGCCATCGCGGCGGCGATATCCGGCTCTGCGTCGTCTATCCCAACATCTATCGCTTGGGGATGGCAAACCTGGGCTTCCAGGCCGTCTATCACATCTTCGAGTCCGACCCGCGCGTCGCCGCCGACCGCGCCTTTCTGCCCGACCCCGACGAGCGCGAACAGATCCGCGCCAGCGGCGAGCACCTGCTCTCGTTCGAGCGCGGGACGCCGTTGGGCGACTTCGACCTGATCGCATTCTCGATCTCCTTCGAGACCGATTATCTCAACGTCCTGAGCATCCTGCGGATGGCGGGGATTCCGCTCAGCCGCACCGAACGCTGCGGACGCAACTATCCGCTGATCATGGCAGGCGGCTCGGCTGTCTTTCTCAACCCCGAGCCGATCGCCGACTTCATCGACCTCTTTCTGATCGGCGAGGGCGAGGAGATGGTGCCCGAGTTCCTTTCGCGCTATCGCGAGTGCGAGGGAATGGCGGCTGGCGACCGCCTGCGCGAGCTCGCGCGCGTCGAGGGCGCCTATCTTCCCGACTATTTCACGCCGGTCCATGACACCGACGGCCGTATCGCGCGCCTTGAGTACAGCGGGCCGGGGCGCCCGCGCGTAAGCCGCCGGCTTATCCGCGACCTCAACCGCTTCACCACCGCCTCTTTGATCCTCACTGAAGAGTCCGTCTTCGGCGACATGTACCTGGTGGAGGCGAGCCGCGGATGCCAGTGGGGATGCCGTTTCTGCGCGGCGGGCTTCATGTATCGCCCGATCCGCTATCGCCGCCCTGAGAGGCTCATCGCCGAAGCTGAGCGCGGACTGGAACAGCGCCGCGTGATCGGGCTGGTCGGCGCCGAAATGGCGAGTGTGCCGGGCGTCGCAGGCGTCGCGGAGGCGGTCGCCGAGCGGGGTGGCCGACTCTCGCCGTCTTCGCTAAAGGCCGATTGTATCTCGCCCGCGCTAGCGGCGGCGCTGGGGCGCAACGGCAATCACAGCGTGACGATCGCGCCTGAGGCGGGCAGCGAGCGGATGCGCAAGGTGATCAATAAGAACCTGCGCGAGCCGGAGATCCTTCGCGCGGCCGAGCTGATGGTGGGGGAGGGCGTCGAGAATCTCAAGTGCTACTTCATGATCGGCCTGCCCGAGGAACGCGACGACGACGTGGTCGCGATCGCCGATCTCGTGGGCAAAATCATCGAGCGCACAAGCGGCCGGCGCCAGCGTGTTCGGCGCGTGAGCGTCTCGCTCAATCCGTTCGTGCCCAAGCCGTGGACGCCTTTCCAATGGGATGCGATGGAAAAAGCGTCGGAACTGAAGCGCAAGATCGCTTTGCTGCGCCAGCATTTGATGCGCCTGGAGGGCAGCGTCGAGCTCGACGCCGAGTCGCCGCGCGAGGCGTACTTCCAGACCTTGGTGTCGCGCGGCGACCGCCGCGTGGGCGCGATCCTGCGCCGGCTCAACGACGAGCATCGCGAGGAACCGGGCGCGATCTGGCACGGCCTGCGCGCGATAAAGCGTGAGGCAGCCCTCGGCGCCGACGGCGCCGTCGATCCGGATTTTTTCGTAACGCGCCGTTACACGCCCGAGGAAATCCTGCCGTGGGATTTCATCGACCATCACCTTGAGAAGTGGTTCCTGCTTTCCGAACGCAAGAAAGCGCATTACGAACATCAGACCAAGCCGTGTGACGTCACGCGCTGCACCGTGTGCGGCGCCTGCTGA
- a CDS encoding MFS transporter: MTAQERQGWIIVAGLFATLLLVFGSGYNTSGVFVTPLIKYFGWSRAKVSGLPALLAVSAGFSAPLIGWLLDRIETRVVMAAGAIISTASFLIASRANSYPPMLAAYLALGVGLSAATLLPASMVIANWFGARRGIAMGITMSGTTAGGMLMTLVASQAIARGGWRAGYEVLAGPMVLIAAPLIWLLVRTRPAGAAGVSVAAAAARLPGLEVGAALRSRSFWTISLANFCFAFSAAGGVVHFITYLIGIGYAASSAAFAMSMVFGCALIGKIVMGLFADRIGGRIALGADFVIGAAGMVMLLGAARVGMLIGFVIVYGLAVGAPLALLPLVMAESLGLKRFGTLGGLTGLAQTAGAALGPLLAGRMFDLTGSYTKAFELFIAIFIIGAAAALACLPLSVEEARLGAAAARAA; this comes from the coding sequence ATGACCGCGCAGGAACGCCAAGGGTGGATTATCGTCGCCGGTCTGTTCGCCACGCTGCTGCTGGTCTTCGGCTCCGGCTACAACACCTCCGGCGTCTTCGTCACCCCGCTCATCAAGTATTTCGGATGGAGCCGGGCGAAGGTCTCGGGCCTGCCCGCATTGCTCGCGGTATCGGCCGGGTTCAGCGCGCCACTCATCGGATGGTTGCTCGACCGCATCGAGACGCGCGTGGTGATGGCGGCGGGGGCGATCATCTCGACCGCCTCGTTTCTGATCGCGAGCCGCGCCAACTCGTATCCGCCGATGCTCGCGGCGTACCTGGCGCTGGGCGTGGGCCTGTCGGCGGCGACGCTGTTACCGGCCTCGATGGTGATCGCGAACTGGTTCGGCGCACGGCGCGGGATCGCGATGGGCATAACGATGAGTGGGACGACCGCGGGCGGGATGCTGATGACGCTGGTCGCCAGCCAAGCGATCGCGCGCGGCGGATGGCGCGCCGGCTACGAGGTGCTGGCTGGGCCGATGGTGCTGATCGCGGCGCCGCTCATCTGGCTGCTCGTGCGCACCCGTCCAGCCGGCGCGGCCGGCGTCAGTGTCGCCGCGGCGGCGGCGCGCCTGCCCGGACTGGAGGTCGGCGCCGCGCTGCGCTCACGTTCATTCTGGACGATCTCGCTGGCGAACTTCTGCTTCGCCTTCAGCGCGGCTGGGGGCGTCGTCCACTTCATAACCTACCTGATCGGTATCGGTTACGCGGCTTCTTCCGCGGCGTTCGCGATGAGCATGGTGTTCGGATGCGCGCTTATCGGGAAGATCGTGATGGGCCTGTTCGCCGACCGGATCGGCGGGCGGATCGCGCTCGGCGCCGACTTCGTAATTGGCGCGGCGGGGATGGTGATGCTGCTGGGCGCGGCGCGGGTCGGCATGCTCATCGGTTTCGTGATCGTGTATGGGCTTGCAGTCGGCGCGCCGCTCGCTCTGCTGCCGCTGGTGATGGCGGAATCGCTGGGGCTTAAGCGCTTCGGGACGCTCGGCGGACTGACCGGGCTCGCGCAGACGGCGGGTGCGGCGCTCGGTCCGCTGCTTGCGGGACGCATGTTCGATCTCACCGGCAGCTACACGAAGGCCTTCGAGCTGTTCATCGCGATTTTCATCATCGGCGCGGCGGCGGCGCTCGCCTGCCTGCCGTTGAGTGTCGAGGAGGCGCGGCTGGGCGCCGCCGCCGCGCGTGCGGCCTGA
- a CDS encoding LLM class flavin-dependent oxidoreductase — protein MERINFGVFDHVERSTGEGPLHRLYEERLRLVEAYDQAGMWGYHVAQHHATPLGMAPSPNLFLSAAAPRTRHLRLGALVYLLPFYSPLRLLEELCMLDHLSNGRLEIGVGRGVSPFELGAHRIPYYESRNIYEDALAVLVKGFTSERLTHQGPHFRYDNVAMELRPLQQPHPGFWYGVISTDTAIYAARRGMNIVSLGPLEMVRRVVDAYREHHAEAVGSPLNVNPHLIRPVTGAIRHIYIAESDREALEVGRGAYRVFYDNIQKLWRDFGTTAAAFPPDFDIFHKVGAAYCGSVGTVREQIGKFVEGSGCDYLVLAFAWGNLTAAQARRSFDLFATKIMPEFARPASVTSHARE, from the coding sequence ATGGAACGCATCAACTTCGGCGTCTTCGACCATGTCGAACGCAGCACCGGCGAGGGGCCGCTCCATCGGCTCTACGAGGAGCGGCTGCGGCTGGTCGAGGCGTACGACCAGGCGGGGATGTGGGGCTACCACGTCGCGCAACATCACGCGACGCCGCTGGGGATGGCGCCGTCGCCCAACCTTTTCCTCAGCGCTGCCGCGCCGCGCACCCGCCACCTCCGGCTCGGCGCGCTGGTATACCTGCTGCCGTTTTACAGCCCGCTTCGGCTGCTCGAAGAGCTGTGCATGCTCGACCATCTGTCGAACGGGCGGCTCGAGATAGGCGTCGGGCGCGGCGTGTCGCCCTTCGAGCTCGGCGCCCATCGCATTCCCTACTACGAGTCACGGAACATCTACGAGGATGCGCTCGCGGTGCTGGTCAAGGGGTTCACCAGCGAGCGCCTGACCCATCAGGGGCCGCACTTCCGCTACGACAACGTCGCGATGGAGCTGCGGCCGCTCCAGCAGCCGCATCCGGGCTTCTGGTACGGCGTTATCTCGACCGACACCGCGATCTACGCTGCGCGGCGCGGGATGAACATCGTCTCGCTCGGGCCGCTGGAGATGGTGCGCCGGGTGGTTGACGCTTACCGTGAGCACCACGCTGAGGCTGTCGGCAGCCCGCTCAACGTCAACCCGCATTTGATTCGTCCCGTCACCGGCGCGATCCGTCACATCTACATCGCCGAGAGCGATCGCGAGGCGCTCGAAGTCGGGCGCGGGGCCTACAGAGTTTTCTACGACAATATCCAGAAGCTCTGGCGCGACTTCGGCACGACTGCCGCTGCCTTTCCGCCCGACTTTGACATTTTCCACAAGGTCGGCGCTGCGTATTGTGGATCGGTTGGCACGGTACGCGAGCAGATCGGGAAATTCGTCGAAGGCTCGGGATGCGACTACCTGGTGCTGGCGTTTGCATGGGGCAACCTGACGGCCGCCCAGGCCCGCCGCTCCTTCGACCTGTTCGCGACGAAGATCATGCCGGAGTTCGCCAGGCCCGCGTCTGTGACCAGCCACGCGCGAGAATGA
- a CDS encoding pirin family protein, producing the protein MSDTNGTVRSVAKIITATRTLEGAGFVVNRPFPTNALALFDPFLLLDEMGPVELGPGEAKGAPDHPHRGFETVTYMIAGKMEHRDSHGNAGRLTPGDVQWMTAGAGVVHSEMPEADFARRGGRMHGFQLWVNLPRRDKMIRPHYQELPAAKIPAAASADGGVAVRVIAGEAMGERAVIATRTPIVYLHWTLKPAARVVQPMPVEYNAFAYVFGGEGRFGREESAATERQMVIFAGDGDAVSIAAPASAPLEALLIAGVPLREPVARYGPFVMSTKEEVIAAIEDYQAGRMGAIAPA; encoded by the coding sequence ATGTCAGACACAAACGGCACGGTCCGTTCGGTTGCGAAGATTATCACCGCGACCCGCACGCTGGAGGGCGCCGGCTTCGTCGTCAATCGCCCGTTTCCGACCAACGCGCTCGCGCTCTTCGACCCCTTCCTGCTGCTGGACGAGATGGGGCCGGTCGAGCTTGGGCCCGGTGAGGCCAAGGGCGCGCCCGACCATCCCCATCGCGGCTTCGAAACCGTTACCTACATGATTGCCGGCAAAATGGAGCATCGTGACTCCCACGGCAACGCGGGGCGGCTCACGCCGGGCGACGTGCAATGGATGACCGCGGGTGCGGGCGTCGTGCATTCGGAGATGCCCGAGGCCGACTTCGCGCGGCGCGGCGGCCGTATGCATGGCTTTCAGTTGTGGGTCAACCTGCCGCGGCGCGACAAGATGATCCGCCCGCACTACCAGGAGCTTCCCGCGGCGAAGATCCCGGCCGCCGCCAGCGCCGACGGCGGTGTTGCGGTCAGAGTGATCGCGGGCGAGGCGATGGGAGAGCGGGCGGTAATCGCGACGCGCACGCCGATCGTCTACCTGCACTGGACGCTCAAGCCCGCCGCGCGCGTCGTGCAGCCGATGCCGGTCGAGTACAACGCCTTCGCGTACGTCTTCGGAGGCGAGGGTCGGTTCGGCCGCGAGGAGAGCGCGGCAACCGAGCGGCAGATGGTAATCTTCGCGGGCGACGGCGACGCGGTGTCGATCGCCGCGCCGGCGTCGGCGCCGCTCGAAGCGCTGCTGATCGCCGGCGTGCCGCTACGCGAGCCGGTCGCGCGCTACGGCCCGTTCGTGATGAGCACCAAGGAAGAGGTCATCGCGGCAATTGAGGACTACCAGGCGGGCCGGATGGGCGCGATCGCGCCCGCTTGA
- a CDS encoding amidohydrolase family protein, with protein MSTGKYSSRSAEVRAKVGHPIVDSDGHVVEFEPALLDYIRDAGGSAILERYKKAHDTAFYFPWHHMSRAERREFRVPRPVWWPYPTRNTLDRATAALPRLLYERMEEMGLDFAVLNPSQGLFAPHIGDDELRRVICRAFNNYHADIFREFADRMTPAACIPMHTPAEAIDELDHAVGRLGFKVVMMAAFVRRPIPGLAKQAPHLARHLTWFDNLCLDSEYDYDPVWARCVELGVAPSFHSFGLSWGNRTSISNFIYNQIGHFAAAAEGICKALFLGGVTRRFPTLKFAFKEGGVGWGCALYASLVERWRKRNVKMVANIDPANLDRALFRELCRKYGGTIAEGRLDAEPFQSELEAGAPIAPDELDEWAACGIERASDIRDLFVPHFYFGCEGDDRMNACAFDARRNPFGARLGAIYGSDLGHYDLVDMRDAAHEAWESVERGMLTEEDFRDFVFANPVRLHAGMNPNFFKGTVLEAAAAKILAADAAQAASAAAD; from the coding sequence GTGAGCACCGGCAAGTATTCCAGCCGCTCAGCCGAGGTTCGCGCCAAGGTCGGCCATCCGATTGTCGATTCGGACGGCCACGTGGTCGAGTTCGAGCCCGCCCTGCTCGACTACATCCGCGACGCCGGCGGCAGCGCGATTCTCGAGCGCTACAAGAAGGCGCACGACACCGCCTTCTATTTTCCCTGGCATCACATGAGCCGCGCCGAGCGGCGCGAATTCCGCGTCCCGCGCCCGGTATGGTGGCCCTATCCGACGCGCAACACGCTCGACCGCGCGACCGCGGCACTGCCGCGCCTGCTGTACGAGCGGATGGAGGAGATGGGACTCGACTTCGCGGTGCTCAATCCCAGTCAGGGGCTGTTCGCGCCGCACATCGGCGACGACGAGTTGCGCCGCGTCATCTGCCGCGCGTTCAACAACTACCACGCCGACATTTTTCGCGAATTCGCCGACCGGATGACGCCCGCCGCGTGCATCCCGATGCATACGCCGGCCGAGGCGATCGACGAACTCGACCACGCTGTCGGGCGGCTCGGGTTCAAGGTCGTGATGATGGCGGCGTTCGTACGCCGGCCGATTCCAGGTCTCGCCAAGCAGGCGCCCCATCTCGCGCGCCATCTCACTTGGTTCGACAACCTCTGCCTCGACAGCGAGTACGACTACGATCCCGTATGGGCCAGGTGCGTCGAGCTCGGCGTCGCGCCGAGTTTCCATTCCTTCGGCCTGAGCTGGGGCAACCGCACGTCGATCTCGAACTTCATCTACAACCAGATTGGCCATTTCGCGGCCGCCGCCGAGGGAATCTGCAAAGCGCTCTTCCTGGGCGGCGTGACGCGCCGCTTCCCCACGCTGAAGTTCGCTTTCAAGGAAGGCGGCGTGGGATGGGGCTGCGCGCTTTACGCGAGCCTGGTCGAGCGCTGGCGCAAGCGCAACGTCAAAATGGTCGCCAACATCGACCCCGCCAACCTCGACCGCGCGCTCTTTCGCGAGCTGTGCCGCAAGTACGGCGGCACGATCGCCGAGGGCCGGCTCGACGCTGAGCCGTTCCAATCCGAACTCGAGGCCGGCGCGCCGATCGCGCCCGACGAACTCGACGAATGGGCCGCCTGCGGGATCGAACGTGCCTCAGACATCCGCGACCTCTTCGTTCCCCATTTCTATTTCGGATGCGAGGGCGACGACCGGATGAACGCGTGTGCGTTCGATGCCCGGCGCAATCCGTTCGGCGCGCGCCTGGGCGCGATCTACGGCTCAGACCTCGGCCATTATGATCTCGTCGATATGCGCGACGCCGCCCATGAAGCGTGGGAAAGCGTCGAGCGCGGGATGCTCACCGAGGAGGACTTCCGCGACTTCGTCTTTGCCAACCCGGTGCGTTTGCACGCCGGGATGAACCCGAACTTCTTCAAGGGGACTGTGCTCGAAGCCGCGGCGGCGAAAATCCTCGCCGCAGACGCCGCCCAGGCTGCAAGCGCGGCGGCCGACTGA
- a CDS encoding LLM class flavin-dependent oxidoreductase — protein MARKVKFGLTLPNRGVVIGATTVAEMIEMAEWADGDARWDSVWVGDSIFAKPRLDAIALLGALAARTRRVRLGPACFASTPLRNALVLAYQWASLDLMSNGRMIFVACQGQPEPGGGAFDKEFQAMGVEPQSRMRRMEEAIEIMRLTSSRENVDYEGQYYRFRNLTVLPRPVQQPLPIWVVSNPNLSRRRNVESGFRRVARLGDGWMTTFFQPPDVRRSLEMIRGYAKEFGRTLGDDFEVSVYYNINVNENREAALGESKRFLDAYYSVDYHRDALMSWVAMGSPKECIEAIRAYADAGATTITLRLVGYDQRAQFKRVSEEVLPAFA, from the coding sequence ATGGCGCGCAAGGTGAAGTTCGGACTTACGCTTCCCAATCGCGGTGTTGTGATCGGCGCGACCACGGTCGCCGAAATGATCGAGATGGCCGAATGGGCCGACGGCGATGCGCGCTGGGACTCGGTGTGGGTGGGCGATTCGATCTTCGCCAAGCCGCGGCTTGACGCGATCGCGCTTTTGGGCGCGCTCGCCGCGCGCACCCGCCGCGTCCGGCTTGGGCCGGCGTGCTTCGCCAGCACCCCGCTGCGCAACGCGCTCGTGCTCGCCTACCAGTGGGCCAGCCTCGACCTGATGTCCAACGGGCGGATGATCTTCGTCGCCTGTCAGGGGCAGCCCGAGCCCGGCGGCGGCGCCTTCGACAAGGAATTCCAGGCGATGGGCGTCGAGCCGCAGAGCCGGATGCGTCGGATGGAAGAGGCGATCGAGATCATGCGCCTGACCTCGTCGCGCGAGAACGTCGACTACGAGGGCCAGTACTATCGCTTCCGCAACCTGACCGTGCTGCCGCGCCCGGTGCAGCAGCCGCTGCCAATCTGGGTGGTCTCGAACCCCAACTTGAGCAGGAGGCGCAACGTCGAGAGCGGCTTCCGCCGCGTCGCGCGCCTGGGCGACGGCTGGATGACGACCTTCTTCCAGCCGCCCGACGTGCGCCGCTCGCTCGAAATGATCCGCGGCTATGCGAAGGAGTTCGGGCGCACGCTCGGCGACGACTTCGAGGTATCCGTCTATTACAACATCAACGTCAACGAGAACCGCGAGGCCGCGCTCGGCGAATCCAAGCGCTTCCTCGACGCCTACTACAGCGTGGACTACCATCGCGACGCGCTGATGTCGTGGGTCGCGATGGGCTCGCCCAAGGAGTGCATCGAGGCGATCCGCGCCTACGCTGACGCGGGCGCGACCACGATCACGCTGCGCCTGGTCGGTTACGACCAGCGCGCGCAGTTCAAGCGCGTCAGCGAGGAAGTTCTGCCCGCCTTCGCGTAG
- a CDS encoding methyltransferase domain-containing protein, whose protein sequence is MAAEIDREKAKQVAVQVVADVATAMHGAMIFIGDRLGLFKAMKDAGPLTVEQLAAHTGLSPRYLREWLNSMAAARYLEYDPGAQTYLLTPEYAVALAEEDSPYFVGSYFQIVQATMSVAPKVAEAFRTGKGLTQAEYPPWMFEATERNSLPRYKFKLVRKWIPAMPQVVERLNAGGVAADVGCGGGRAAILMAKAFPRARVFGFDLHADSIERARRNAQEAGVAERVTFEVANGTQLPPGKFDFVTTFDVVHDSVDPVALMSSIRRALAPGGTYLVQEINISDKPEDNIKPMGKLVYSVSTLYCMTTSLAHGGAGIGAAMGEPKARELATAAGFSHFRRLPIEDDFAVLYELMA, encoded by the coding sequence ATGGCGGCTGAGATCGACAGGGAAAAGGCCAAGCAGGTCGCGGTTCAGGTCGTGGCAGACGTGGCGACCGCGATGCACGGCGCGATGATTTTCATCGGCGACCGGCTCGGGCTGTTCAAGGCCATGAAGGACGCCGGTCCGCTGACCGTCGAACAGCTCGCGGCGCATACCGGACTCAGCCCACGCTACCTGCGCGAGTGGCTGAACTCGATGGCGGCCGCACGCTATCTCGAATACGACCCCGGCGCGCAGACCTACCTGCTCACGCCCGAGTACGCGGTCGCGCTGGCCGAGGAAGACTCGCCCTACTTCGTCGGCTCCTACTTCCAGATCGTGCAGGCCACGATGAGCGTGGCGCCCAAGGTCGCCGAAGCATTCCGTACCGGCAAGGGGCTGACCCAGGCCGAGTATCCGCCGTGGATGTTCGAGGCGACCGAGCGCAATTCGTTGCCGCGCTACAAGTTCAAGCTCGTGCGCAAGTGGATCCCGGCGATGCCGCAGGTGGTGGAGCGGCTCAACGCCGGCGGCGTCGCGGCGGACGTCGGATGTGGCGGCGGACGCGCGGCGATCCTGATGGCGAAGGCGTTTCCGCGCGCGCGAGTCTTCGGCTTTGACCTCCATGCGGATTCCATCGAGCGCGCACGGCGCAACGCGCAGGAGGCCGGAGTCGCCGAGCGGGTGACCTTCGAGGTCGCCAACGGCACCCAGCTGCCGCCCGGCAAATTCGACTTCGTCACCACCTTCGACGTCGTCCACGACTCGGTCGATCCGGTCGCCCTGATGAGCTCGATACGGCGCGCGCTCGCGCCCGGCGGCACCTACCTGGTGCAGGAGATCAACATCTCCGACAAGCCCGAGGACAACATCAAGCCGATGGGCAAGCTGGTGTACTCGGTCAGCACGCTGTATTGCATGACGACCTCGCTCGCGCACGGCGGCGCGGGAATCGGCGCGGCGATGGGCGAGCCCAAAGCGCGCGAGCTGGCAACAGCGGCCGGTTTCAGCCACTTCCGCCGACTGCCGATCGAAGACGACTTCGCGGTCCTGTACGAACTGATGGCGTAG